The Ralstonia insidiosa region GGGTCTTCTACAAACACGGTGTCACCGGGTTTGAGCAGATGGCGGATGACGAGGTCGATGGCTTGGCTGGCGCCCACCGTCATCATCACATTGGGCAGCTCGGCCTGGATGCCCAGTTGGCGGGCGCGCATCATGATCTGCTGGCGCAGCGCGGTGTTGCCCAGCGGCGTGGCGTAGTCGATGACGGCTTCCACGTCGGTGCGCGAGACCTGACGGATGGCCTGCGTGAGGCCGTCCAGGTCGCGCCAGTCCGCCGGCACAAAACCGCCGCCCAGCTTAAGTGACGCATCGGGGTAGTTGAACTGCTCGAGGATGTGATCGGATTCGATCTCCGCCCGGCGCGGGTCAGACCAGCCGCGTCCTGCCCGCCCGGTCAGGCCGCTCTCGGCCACGTAGAAGCCCGAGCCGTGGCGCGAGTCCAGCAGCCCCAGTGACACCAGCCGGTCATACGCCTCGATCACCGGGAAGCGGCTGATGCTGTACTCGGCCGCCAACTGGCGGATCGACGGCAGCTTGGCGCCTGGCCGCACATCGTTGTCTCGAATCCACGCCTGCACGCCGGCCACGATCTGGTCAGCAATGGGCACGCGGGTGGTGGCGTCGATCAGGAGCTTCATGGGCGGCAGCCCTCCGTAGCGGATGATGCAGAACAGTCACATGCAACTGTTCGTGAGTGATTGCATTGTAGCGACCCGCTGTGCAAGGGGAAGGCGCGCTGACCTCCGCCTTATGCGATAAACGTTGATCGAAGGGCGGTTTTATTCGTTTTATCAAATATCACCCACGGCTAGAGTGGGCTTGTCCATCATTCATTGTTGCCAAGCCGGAGGTCCGATGTCTTCCAACCCTGCTCAAGCTGCCGCTGTTGCGCGTGATCCGGCCGTTCAGGCCGTGCTCGACAGTGTATTGGCGACGCCTTCTGACGCCCTGCTGGAGCGCGCACGCGCCCACGCTGCCGCACAAGGGTTGCGCTATGCGGGCGGTCTCTCACCGGCCGAGGCCTGGGCGCTGGCTAGCCGCGGCGAGGCCATCCTCGTAGACGTGCGCACCGCAGAGGAGCGCAAGTTCGTGGGCCGTGTGCCCAACACCGCGCATGTTGCCTGGCAGACGGGCCCCGCCATGCTCAAGAACCCGCGCTTCCTGCGCGAGTTGGAGAAGGCCGCGTCCAAGGATGCGGTGCTGTTGTTGCTATGCCGAAGCGGTAAGCGCTCTGCGGCGGCAGCCGAAGCCGCCGCAGCGGCAGGCTTCGCCAACGTGTTCAACGTGCTCGAAGGCTTCGAGGGCGATCTCGATGAACAGCAGCAGCGCGGCGAGGCCGGCGGCTGGCGCCGCTGGGGTCTGCCCTGGCAGCAGGACTGAAGTCCCGCGCTGGCGCGCAGCACCCAACCACAAGACCAATCACTGAACACTGAACAGGGGAGCGACGATGAGCGACAGCATCATCGCGGGGCGGCCTGCGCCCGTGCAAAGCGCCGGCTGGCAACTGGACCGCATTGTTAGCGAACTGCACACGGCGCGTGCCGACTGGCGTGCGCGCAACGGCCGTACGGAAGCCACGGGTCGAGAGCTGCCCTCGCGCGAGGCCGTGCGGCTGATCCTGGACGCGCTGCGCGGGGCGCTGTTCCCCATGCGGCTTGGGCCGACGGACCTGCGCGAAGAGAGTGAAGACTTCTACGTCGGGCACACGCTCGATGCGGCGCTCAATGCTCTGGTCGCGCAAGTCCGGCTTGAGCTGCGCCACGCCGCACGCCAGGCTGGCGCACACGATGCCGACATCCATACCGATACCGACGCCGTACAACTGGTGCGCGACTTCGCGGCGGCGCTGCCGGCGTTGCGCCGGTTGCTCGACACCGACGTGCTGGCCGCCTATCACGGCGATCCGGCCGCCCGCAGCGTCGACGAGGTGCTGCTGTGCTACCCGGGCATCCTCGCCGTCATTCACCACCGCATTGCACATCACCTGTACCGCGCGGGACTGCCATTGCTCGCGCGCATGGTGGCCGAGACTGCGCATGCCGACACCGGCATCGACATCCACCCCGGCGCGCAGATTGGCAGCGGCTTTTTCATTGATCACGGCACCGGTGTGGTGATTGGCGAGACCGCCGTGATTGGCGAGCGCGTGCGCATCTACCAGGCGGTGACGCTGGGCGCCAAGCGCTTTTCTGCAGACGCCGAAGGCCATTTGGAGAAGGGCGCGCCGCGCCATCCGGTGGTGGAAGACGATGTCGTCATCTACGCCGGGGCGACCATCCTTGGGCGCATCACTATCGGGCGCGGCTCGTCCATTGGCGGCAACGTGTGGCTCACGCGCAGCGTGCCACCCGGCAGCAGCATCACGCAGGCAAACGTGCAGAACGACGCGCAAACCGATGCGCTCCAAGCGCGCGGCGAGGTTGCCACGCGCTGAATCGTCACGCGCCCATTCCCGTTTTTTCCACCGTGCTCCACCTGTAGGGCGGAGCGCATTTTTCCTCAAATGAAGTTGGGAGTCATTGCATGGCAGAAGCAGATACCCAGGACGTGCGCACCGCGCTAGGCGACAGCGCCGCACGCCAGTTGGCGAACGCGACCAAGACCGTTCCGCAGTTGTCCACCATCAGCCCGCGCTGGCTGGTGCACCTGCTGCAGTGGCAGCCGGTGGAGGCGGGCATCTTCCGCCTGAACCGCGTGAAGAATCCGCGCGATGTGCGTGTCGCCTGCTCGCAGCGCGACGAGGCGGAGGCGGAGTTGCCGCAAACCTTCGTCGATTACGAAGACCAGCCGCGCGAGTACTTCCTCAACGCGGTGACGACGGTGCTGGACGTGCATACCCGCGTGTCCGACCTGTACAGCAGCCCGCACGACCAGATTCAGCAGCAGCTGCGCCTGACCATCGAGACCATCAAGGAGCGTCAGGAAAGCGAGCTGATCAACAACCCCGACTACGGCCTGCTGGCCAATGTGGATGAAACGCAGCGCATCTC contains the following coding sequences:
- a CDS encoding rhodanese-like domain-containing protein, with translation MSSNPAQAAAVARDPAVQAVLDSVLATPSDALLERARAHAAAQGLRYAGGLSPAEAWALASRGEAILVDVRTAEERKFVGRVPNTAHVAWQTGPAMLKNPRFLRELEKAASKDAVLLLLCRSGKRSAAAAEAAAAAGFANVFNVLEGFEGDLDEQQQRGEAGGWRRWGLPWQQD
- the epsC gene encoding serine O-acetyltransferase EpsC, translated to MSDSIIAGRPAPVQSAGWQLDRIVSELHTARADWRARNGRTEATGRELPSREAVRLILDALRGALFPMRLGPTDLREESEDFYVGHTLDAALNALVAQVRLELRHAARQAGAHDADIHTDTDAVQLVRDFAAALPALRRLLDTDVLAAYHGDPAARSVDEVLLCYPGILAVIHHRIAHHLYRAGLPLLARMVAETAHADTGIDIHPGAQIGSGFFIDHGTGVVIGETAVIGERVRIYQAVTLGAKRFSADAEGHLEKGAPRHPVVEDDVVIYAGATILGRITIGRGSSIGGNVWLTRSVPPGSSITQANVQNDAQTDALQARGEVATR